The following nucleotide sequence is from Lates calcarifer isolate ASB-BC8 unplaced genomic scaffold, TLL_Latcal_v3 scaffold_94_202, whole genome shotgun sequence.
gtattcaaTATCTAATGTTCCGGAGGGCTCCCATGAACTGTTTGATGTAGATAAGGAAAATGGTGTGGTTACTTTGATTGGCAAACTTGATTATGAGAAATTTAGACATTACGAGATAGATATCCATGCATCAGATGAAGGTGGTAACTCAGACGTATGTAAAGTTATAATTGAAGTGCTAGACACAAACGATAATCCACCAGCTATTAATATTATGTCTACGTCATCCAGTATAACTGAGGATGTTAAACCGGGCACGGTTCTGACAATGATGAACATTCAAGATCCAGattcaaatgaaaatggcaAAGTCCAGTgttctttaaatgaaaatattcattttacaaTCACGTCAACATCAAATAACTTTTTTACTCTGGTAACAGACGGTGAATTAGACAGGGAGACAATCTCTGAGTATAATATAACTGTGACCTGCTCTGATGAGGGagtcccctccctctccagcagCGTCACTCTCACCTTACAGATCTCTGATGTTAATGACAACGCTCCTGTCTTTGAGAGGAACTCATATGAGGCCTACAttgtagaaaacaacacaccaggTCTCTCTATATTCACAGTGAGAGCCAGAGACGCTGACTGGAACCAGAATGCCCGCGTTTCTTACATACTGGAGGACTCCTCTGTTAACGGAGTGCCAGTCTCCTCATATGTGTCTGTTAGTGCTGATAGTGGAGTCATCCATGCAGTGCGCTCTTTTGACTACGAGCAGATCAAAGATTTCCAGTTCCGCGTCAAAGCTCTGGATggaggctctcctccactcagtagcaatgtgactgtgaaaatgattgtccaggaccagaacgacaaccctcctcaggttctgtacccagtccagactggtggctctctggtggctgaaatggtgcctcgttcagcagatgtgggctatctggtgactaaagtggtggctgttgatgtggactctggacagaatgcctggctctcctataaactgcagaaagccacagacagggcgctgtttgaagtgggcttacagaatggagaaataagaactatccgccaagtgactgataaagatgcagtgaaacaaagactgactgttatagtggaggacaacgggcagccctctcgttcagctacagtcattgttaatgtggcggtggcggacagcttccctgaagtgctgtcggagttcactgactttacccaggacaaggagtacaatgacaacctgactttttacttagtgttggctctggctgtagtttccttcctcttcatcacgtgtttagtggttattatatcagtgaaaatctacagatggagacagtctcgcatcctgtatcactccaatctccctgtgattccatattatcctccacgttactcagacactctggggacagggactctccaacacgtgtacaattacgaggtgtgcaggacgactgactcaagaaagagtgactgtaagttcggcagagctggtagtcagaacgtgttgataatggaccccagttctacagggacgatgcagcggatacagagtgaaaagagcatcctggatgaaccagactctccCTTAGAGGTTAGTTAAATAGTTTAGCACTGTCTGTACGCTTTTatatttctttcagtgttttccatcGATAACGAAGTGTTACACTTAAGTGAATTTTGCATTATTTCACATGGACTTTTACATTTGatacaacacacaaaacagataGTTTGGAAAGCTTTCATTTCCCCTCATTCACTAAAATtagtttcatgttttcactcGTTGAGCATTTGATAGCGATATTTTTACGTGAACATGGGCAAATCATTTTCTTAAAGTCTTGCTTAACCTTACAGAATTTCGGCTCACCGGTCGTAATACCATTGCACAGGAAGTTATGTTCGTTTCCTAGCATTAGAAGTGTGGCGTGGTCCCATTACAGAAAATACTTGCAGACTTGAGAAATTACAGCTTCGAAataagtatttttctttttttcctagttcagcaccacggacagcgtCTTACTCTGCCTAATTTCTAGGTTAAGTGTTGTTACATTGTTTGAGGAGAGGTCACTGTTGCCGTGTGAACGTAACTTAAATGAAAGGTTAAATAAATTCCTTACACAcccttttgtgtgtttgtgtgtgtgtgtgtgtgtgtgtgtgtgtgtgtgtgtgtgtgtgtgtgtgtgtgtgtgaaagagagagagagagagagagagagatagatgaaACCACACATATATTTTTCCACACGTAAATGGCTGAGTGGTTTCCATCTTCCACTGTAGTACAGCATGATGAACTCTTAGGGCCGCTGTTGGCCAGCCTGTGTTAGGTGGGGGATTAAATCAGCAGTACCTCCCACATCATTTCAGACAGAGAACGAGAGAAAGACACAAGGAATTGTACAGAATACGAAGACCAGAGCTTCAAACGTTAATTTTGATGGATACCCTTATGTTACGTTTGTAATTTACGACCTAAGTGGTGACTGTATGCAACCCGAGGACATAAAGGGAACAACCACTGAAGAACATTCTGCTTTTTACAGGGATATTAAGCGGTTCATTTTACAGGGACATGACGGATAGAACAATGAGACGGCAAGTGCTGCTGTTTATCTCGGTTCTCtatttcagttcagtgattGGGCAGGTCAGCTATTCCATCCCAGAGGAAATGCCAAAAGGCTTTTTCGTGGGTGATATTGCGCAAGATTTGGGTTTGGATGTGAAAAGATTGGCATCGGGTAAAGCTCGCATTTATACGGGAGACAGTGCAGAGTATATCGagttaaataaagacagaggagTCCTCCTCGTCAAAGACAGAATAGACAGAGAGGTGATCTGCGCTCAGACGTCGCCCTGTGCTTTGCATTTCCAGGTTATTTTAGAGAATCCTATGGAATTTTATAGCATTACCGTCGAGATTACAGATATTAACGACAACGCCCCGATTTTTCAAAGAGGTGAAATGAAATTCAGAATAAGTGAATCAGCTTCAACAGGGGCAGTGTTCTTGTTGCAGCAGGCAATAGATCTGGATGTTGGTGTGAATGGCCTTCAGAGTTATTTGTTAAAACCGACCGATAACTTTATTTTGAGGCTGCAAAATCAAGCAGATGGAAGCAAGATGGTAGAAATGGTTTTACAGAAACCTTTAGATCGAGAAAAACAGGCTCATTTGTCGCTCGTGTTGACTGCAGTCGACGGTGGTGAGCCACAGCTCTCTGGGACTGTTCAGGTCAATGTAAATGTGCTTGACAGTAACGATAATGCTCCAGTTTTTACGCAGAAAATGTATAAGTCCATCATAAGAGAAAATTCACCTTTTGGAACGCAAGTAGTGATTGTTAGTGCCTCTGATTCAGATGAAGGACCTAACGGCAAAGTATCTTATGCTATACTAAATCTACTCGACAATGTGTCGGAGTTATttgagataaacagagagaccGGGGAAGTTACACTGATTGGCAACACTGACTTTGAAAAAAAGCGACAATATCAAATACATGTCCAGGCCAGTGATGAAGGAGGGCTTACTGACTCATGTAAAATCATAGTGGAGATAACTGACACAAATGACAATATACCTGCTATAAATGTAATGTCAAAGTCCAGTGCAATAAAAGAGGACGTTCAGCCTGGCACTGTTGTGACAATGATAAATATTCAAGATCCAGACGCTGGCAAAAATGGAAACGTTCAATGTTACATTAACGAGAACATTCCATTCAAAATTTCCTCAACGTCAAATAATTTTTTTAGTTTGACAACAGACAGTGaattagacagagagacagcctCTGAGTATAATATAACTGTGACCTGCTCTGATGAGGGagtcccctccctctccagcagCGTCACTCTCACCTTACAGATCTCTGATGTTAATGACAACGCTCCTGTCTTTGAGAGGAGCTCATATGAGGCCTACAttgtagaaaacaacacaccaggTCTCTCTATATTCACAGTGAGAGCCAGAGACGCTGACTGGAACCAGAATGCCCGTGTTTCTTACATACTGGAGGACTCCTCTGTTAACGGAGTGCCAGTCTCCTCATATGTGTCCGTTAGTGCTGATAGTGGAGTCATTCATGCAGTGCGCTCTTTTGACTACGAGCAGATCAAAGATTTCCAGTTCCGCGTCAAAGCTCAGGATggaggctctcctccactcagtagcaatgtgactgtgaaaattctgatccaggaccagaacgacaaccctcctcaggttctgtacccagtccagactggtggctctctggtggctgaaatggtgcctcgttcagcagatgtgggctatctggtgactaaagtggtggctgttgatgtggactctggacagaatgcctggctctcatataaactgcagaaagccacagacagggcgctgtttgaagttggcttacagaatggagaaataagaactatccgccaagtgactgataaagatgcagtgaaacaaagactgactgtcatagtggaggacaacgggcagccctctcgttcagctacagtcattgttaatgtggcggtggcggacagcttccctgaagtactgtcggagttcactgactttacccaggacaaggagtacaatgacaacctgactttttacttagtgttggctctggctgtagtttccttcctcttcatcacgtgtttagtggttattatatcagtgaaaatctacagatggagacagtctcgcatcctgtatcactccaatctccctgtgattccatattatcctccacgttactcagacactctggggacagggactctccaacacgtgtacaattacgaggtgtgcaggacgactgactccagaaagagtgact
It contains:
- the LOC108885475 gene encoding protocadherin gamma-A2, whose amino-acid sequence is MSDRTMTRQGGLLLFMSFVSLSSVFGQVSYSIPEEMTKGSLVGNIAQDLGLDVKRLKSGKARIYTGEGTEHIELNKERGVLVIKERIDREALCGQTTPCALDFQIILENPMQFYSITVEVTDINDNPPVFKNSEMKFEITEMVQIGSKFVLEKAVDVDVGVNGLQGYSLSSSETFILNPYRIGSSRNVEMVLKKPLDREKQERVSLVLTATDGGDPQLSGTMQIIITVLDANDNAPVCTQTEYKTNVKENSLKGTVLATVSASDADEGLHGHIQYSISNVPEGSHELFDVDKENGVVTLIGKLDYEKFRHYEIDIHASDEGGNSDVCKVIIEVLDTNDNPPAINIMSTSSSITEDVKPGTVLTMMNIQDPDSNENGKVQCSLNENIHFTITSTSNNFFTLVTDGELDRETISEYNITVTCSDEGVPSLSSSVTLTLQISDVNDNAPVFERNSYEAYIVENNTPGLSIFTVRARDADWNQNARVSYILEDSSVNGVPVSSYVSVSADSGVIHAVRSFDYEQIKDFQFRVKALDGGSPPLSSNVTVKMIVQDQNDNPPQVLYPVQTGGSLVAEMVPRSADVGYLVTKVVAVDVDSGQNAWLSYKLQKATDRALFEVGLQNGEIRTIRQVTDKDAVKQRLTVIVEDNGQPSRSATVIVNVAVADSFPEVLSEFTDFTQDKEYNDNLTFYLVLALAVVSFLFITCLVVIISVKIYRWRQSRILYHSNLPVIPYYPPRYSDTLGTGTLQHVYNYEVCRTTDSRKSDCKFGRAGSQNVLIMDPSSTGTMQRIQSEKSILDEPDSPLEVS
- the LOC108885476 gene encoding protocadherin gamma-A1, yielding MTDRTMRRQVLLFISVLYFSSVIGQVSYSIPEEMPKGFFVGDIAQDLGLDVKRLASGKARIYTGDSAEYIELNKDRGVLLVKDRIDREVICAQTSPCALHFQVILENPMEFYSITVEITDINDNAPIFQRGEMKFRISESASTGAVFLLQQAIDLDVGVNGLQSYLLKPTDNFILRLQNQADGSKMVEMVLQKPLDREKQAHLSLVLTAVDGGEPQLSGTVQVNVNVLDSNDNAPVFTQKMYKSIIRENSPFGTQVVIVSASDSDEGPNGKVSYAILNLLDNVSELFEINRETGEVTLIGNTDFEKKRQYQIHVQASDEGGLTDSCKIIVEITDTNDNIPAINVMSKSSAIKEDVQPGTVVTMINIQDPDAGKNGNVQCYINENIPFKISSTSNNFFSLTTDSELDRETASEYNITVTCSDEGVPSLSSSVTLTLQISDVNDNAPVFERSSYEAYIVENNTPGLSIFTVRARDADWNQNARVSYILEDSSVNGVPVSSYVSVSADSGVIHAVRSFDYEQIKDFQFRVKAQDGGSPPLSSNVTVKILIQDQNDNPPQVLYPVQTGGSLVAEMVPRSADVGYLVTKVVAVDVDSGQNAWLSYKLQKATDRALFEVGLQNGEIRTIRQVTDKDAVKQRLTVIVEDNGQPSRSATVIVNVAVADSFPEVLSEFTDFTQDKEYNDNLTFYLVLALAVVSFLFITCLVVIISVKIYRWRQSRILYHSNLPVIPYYPPRYSDTLGTGTLQHVYNYEVCRTTDSRKSDCKFGRAGSQNVLIMDPSSTGTMQRIQSEKSILDEPDSPLEVS